One window of Gloeothece citriformis PCC 7424 genomic DNA carries:
- a CDS encoding filamentous hemagglutinin N-terminal domain-containing protein, with the protein MKCNLFFWQIAVQLGTLPILTFSAMAQVIPDGTLPTEVEQVNNEYRILGGAKAGNNLFHSFREFSVPPTFQAIFNNSNDLANIFGRVTGNSISIIEGIIKANGTANLFLINPNGIIFGPDAQLNIGGSFFASTASSIKFADGTQFSSNNLSTPPVLTVSVPIGLQFGNNPGSIVNRSVSKNANNVPVGLNVNPGNTLGLVGGNIQLEGGRLTAIGGRIELGSVSSQSFVNLIPINQGWQLGYEGVRDFSDIQLSNQSLVNASGAGGTAQLQGRNIELTTGALIQLNVIGNESSGNLIINASESLVLQSTPSQITGLSAFMAQDLEGNGANITLNAKNLTIRDGAVISLVTDGQGTGGQLTINAATVEILGVGDAIPSLITTTTGGKADAGAITINTERLIVANGGQILAVTTNVGNGGIITINASESVELTGSIPLPSRNIITPSLISTASGFEDLNQPGIGTAGNINLNTGQLIISDGGRISTGSFQGGEAGNLTINANSILLNGGRILAESTSSSGGNIFINASDVLTLRNNSLISATAGTAQAGGNGGNIFINAPFIFAVPIENSDIRADAFTGTGGNVTINENSIFGIALRDALTPLSDITVSSQFGQAGNVLFNRPEVDPQTGLVTFPSQIGNDETVIVQTCGVGGAFARGEFIITGRGGMVENPYDAPEISTTLADLGENVASGSSATSKPHYSESVPVSSPPQRIIEAQGWIRDSSGNLILTAQVENVTPSTSGLNSTHCDLSGGNLTPSR; encoded by the coding sequence ATGAAATGTAATCTTTTTTTTTGGCAAATTGCTGTACAATTAGGGACTTTACCCATTTTGACTTTTTCAGCTATGGCTCAAGTCATTCCTGACGGAACGTTACCGACAGAAGTTGAACAAGTCAACAATGAGTATCGAATTTTAGGGGGAGCAAAAGCAGGAAATAATTTATTCCATAGTTTTAGGGAATTTTCAGTTCCTCCAACATTTCAAGCTATTTTTAATAATTCCAATGATCTTGCCAATATTTTTGGGCGAGTTACGGGTAATTCTATCTCCATCATAGAGGGAATCATAAAAGCCAATGGGACGGCTAACTTATTCCTGATTAATCCTAACGGGATTATTTTTGGTCCCGATGCTCAACTGAATATAGGCGGGTCATTTTTTGCCAGTACCGCCAGTAGTATCAAGTTTGCTGATGGGACTCAGTTTAGTAGTAATAATCTTTCAACTCCCCCGGTCTTAACCGTCAGTGTGCCCATTGGCTTACAATTTGGCAATAATCCTGGTTCTATTGTCAATCGTTCTGTGAGTAAAAATGCAAACAATGTTCCCGTTGGGTTAAATGTTAATCCTGGGAATACTTTAGGATTAGTGGGAGGTAATATACAGCTAGAAGGAGGACGCTTAACGGCGATTGGGGGACGTATTGAACTAGGAAGTGTTTCTAGCCAGAGTTTTGTCAATTTAATCCCTATTAATCAAGGCTGGCAATTGGGATATGAAGGAGTAAGAGATTTCTCTGATATCCAACTATCTAATCAAAGTTTAGTCAACGCTAGTGGCGCAGGGGGAACTGCTCAACTTCAAGGGCGTAATATTGAATTAACTACAGGAGCGCTCATTCAATTAAATGTAATAGGAAATGAATCTTCTGGAAATTTAATCATTAACGCTTCTGAATCTCTAGTGCTTCAATCAACACCCTCACAAATTACTGGTTTATCGGCATTTATGGCTCAGGATCTTGAGGGGAATGGTGCTAATATTACTCTGAACGCAAAGAATTTAACAATTCGAGATGGAGCAGTAATTAGTTTAGTAACTGATGGACAAGGGACAGGAGGTCAGTTAACAATTAATGCAGCTACTGTAGAAATTCTTGGAGTAGGTGATGCGATTCCTAGCTTAATAACTACTACTACTGGTGGAAAAGCGGATGCGGGTGCAATAACTATAAACACTGAGCGATTGATTGTCGCTAACGGAGGACAGATTCTTGCCGTTACAACCAATGTGGGTAATGGAGGTATTATTACTATTAATGCCTCTGAATCTGTAGAACTCACTGGCTCAATACCACTTCCTTCAAGAAACATTATAACTCCTAGTCTTATATCTACTGCCTCTGGATTTGAAGATTTAAATCAGCCAGGAATTGGCACAGCAGGCAACATAAACCTTAACACAGGACAGTTAATCATATCTGACGGGGGTCGCATTTCTACCGGCAGTTTCCAAGGTGGAGAAGCCGGCAACTTAACCATCAACGCTAATTCTATTCTCCTCAATGGAGGTCGAATCTTAGCAGAAAGTACCTCCTCTTCCGGAGGCAACATATTTATTAACGCTTCCGACGTTTTAACCCTGCGAAATAATAGCCTCATCTCCGCCACCGCCGGCACCGCACAAGCAGGAGGCAACGGAGGCAACATTTTCATTAATGCTCCCTTTATTTTTGCTGTGCCCATTGAAAATAGTGATATTCGGGCCGATGCTTTTACAGGGACAGGAGGCAACGTTACCATTAATGAAAATTCTATTTTTGGGATTGCCTTGAGAGACGCTCTCACCCCATTAAGCGATATTACCGTGAGTTCTCAATTTGGGCAAGCCGGAAACGTTCTGTTTAACCGTCCCGAAGTCGACCCTCAAACAGGTCTTGTCACTTTCCCCTCACAAATAGGCAATGATGAAACTGTGATTGTCCAGACTTGCGGTGTGGGGGGAGCATTTGCCAGGGGAGAATTTATTATTACAGGACGAGGTGGTATGGTAGAAAATCCCTATGATGCCCCTGAAATAAGTACCACTTTGGCTGATTTAGGAGAAAATGTGGCTTCTGGGTCTTCTGCCACCTCAAAGCCTCATTATTCTGAATCTGTCCCTGTCTCTTCACCTCCCCAGAGAATTATAGAAGCTCAAGGCTGGATTAGGGATTCCTCCGGAAATCTTATTTTAACGGCTCAAGTCGAAAATGTGACCCCAAGCACTTCCGGACTCAATTCAACCCATTGTGACCTTTCAGGGGGGAACTTAACCCCATCAAGGTAA
- a CDS encoding DUF1816 domain-containing protein, with amino-acid sequence MDNLDPTYSPNSNERVFIYKVVIPSQPPNSNTGSLYRRSNFSFRVTYSQMSQIMQRIARLGGKIVSIEPFSANNADKIDKTSPWWVEISTAQPKCLYYFGPFDSADEAQSHKPGYVEDLQAEGAIGISIDIKQCYPQLLTQEE; translated from the coding sequence ATGGATAATTTAGACCCGACCTATTCTCCAAATTCAAACGAGCGTGTGTTTATTTATAAGGTGGTCATTCCCAGTCAGCCACCTAACTCAAACACAGGCTCTCTTTATCGTCGAAGTAACTTCTCTTTTCGAGTCACTTACTCTCAAATGAGTCAAATTATGCAGCGAATTGCCCGATTAGGGGGTAAGATTGTCAGCATTGAACCTTTTTCTGCCAATAATGCCGATAAAATCGATAAAACATCCCCTTGGTGGGTAGAAATTTCAACTGCCCAGCCAAAATGTCTCTATTATTTTGGCCCTTTTGATAGTGCTGATGAGGCTCAATCTCATAAACCTGGCTATGTAGAAGACCTTCAAGCTGAAGGGGCAATAGGAATCTCCATTGATATTAAGCAATGTTATCCACAACTTTTGACTCAGGAAGAATAG
- a CDS encoding DUF928 domain-containing protein, producing the protein MNNRGWLKKQLSLTFFLGLSLTLSGSLFSQTSIAQNTAKANQTRVVFKPPDRGKPKDTVGGASRDGGKCREDSQEISPYLTAVIPAQHPGLTIQEHPKILVYLPNISAEKAFFSLRELSSDGYNQQEHYQTILSLPQASGIITVELPKDAPKLEIGKIYKWSFVVMCNNQLRPDSPVVEGTIERIALNSPLSEQLQKALGLERVALYGQAGLWYDAISSLAQLRQNEPKNLELVTIWQDLLNSQMVELNAIANQPLIQ; encoded by the coding sequence ATGAATAACAGGGGTTGGCTAAAAAAACAATTATCTTTAACATTTTTTTTAGGATTATCACTCACGCTCAGTGGTAGCTTATTCTCTCAAACTTCAATTGCTCAAAATACAGCCAAAGCTAATCAAACTCGCGTTGTTTTTAAACCGCCCGATCGGGGTAAACCAAAAGATACAGTAGGAGGAGCGTCAAGAGATGGAGGCAAATGTCGAGAAGATTCTCAAGAGATTAGCCCCTATCTTACTGCTGTTATTCCGGCTCAACATCCAGGATTAACCATTCAAGAACATCCCAAAATTTTAGTATATTTACCGAATATATCTGCCGAAAAAGCCTTCTTTAGTTTGAGGGAATTGAGTTCAGATGGGTATAATCAACAGGAACATTATCAAACGATCTTATCCCTTCCTCAAGCATCCGGTATTATCACGGTAGAACTGCCAAAAGATGCACCGAAATTAGAAATCGGGAAAATCTATAAATGGTCTTTTGTGGTTATGTGTAATAATCAGCTTAGACCCGATAGCCCTGTGGTCGAAGGAACAATAGAAAGGATAGCACTCAATTCTCCTTTGAGTGAGCAATTACAAAAGGCTTTGGGACTAGAAAGAGTCGCCTTATACGGGCAAGCCGGTCTTTGGTACGATGCCATCAGTAGTCTAGCACAATTGCGCCAAAATGAGCCAAAAAATTTAGAATTAGTAACAATTTGGCAAGATTTATTAAATTCTCAAATGGTAGAATTAAACGCGATCGCTAATCAACCTTTAATTCAGTAA
- a CDS encoding CHAT domain-containing protein: MSNPRLKSYFFRLTSFLVGLFLVGLTTLIPSVTLSFPPSNNPQLLLEQGRQFYEQEQFNRALEIWQQGEQIFQQQGDSNNQALSLNYLSLAYQALGQWDKAQKTIEQSLELLKSSQPPNSQTLRAKALNTLGSLQLAQGQTQAALISWQEAETLYTQIGDEIGHIGTQINQAQALQQLGFYRRSADLLTTVSQYFQSQPDSSLKAMGLRNFANVLMTLGELEKAKEILQQSLAISQHLKDQNNQAATLLSLGNLMSFLDKAQQALINYQKAAEIAPDSFSQLKAQINQLDILIKQQQWSDAKILISQIQPQLSNLTPSRRNIYIRVHFVSILTQADPLLNDTLFNQLVLIIAQGVKQAETLKDFRAQSYSLGTLGTLYELKKQGQEAQILTEKAIKLASTISAEDILYQWQWQLARILEAQGNYPQAIATNTLAVNTLQTLRKDLVSINPELQFSFRESVEPVYRNLIRLLLIPESQSEQISQSNLIQARQVLESLQLAELENFFREACINAIPKQIEQIDPTAAVISAIILTDRLGVILSLPGQPLRYYETVMPKSKIENTLDQLLQSLNPAFSNQIRLQLSQQVYNWLIAPAEKVLEEANIETLVFVLDGILRNLPMSALYDGQNYLVENYKIALTPGLQLLDPQALVKRKLKAVLAGVSEENQGFSPLPGVKVEITEISQEIISTSLLNQEFTRSNFQQQLEKTPFPIIHLATHGQFSSDPEETFVLAWQDTIKVKDLQNLLRYREQQITNPVELLVLSACQTATGDQQAVLGLAGMAVRSGARSTIATLWAVRDQSTAQFMTEFYRFLSGSQPQMSKAEALRQAQLTLINSPQFNHPFYWSAFVLVGNWL; the protein is encoded by the coding sequence ATGAGCAATCCTCGGCTAAAATCTTATTTTTTTCGGCTCACTTCATTTTTAGTGGGACTATTTTTAGTGGGACTAACCACCTTGATTCCTTCAGTTACTCTTAGTTTTCCTCCCTCAAACAATCCTCAATTACTGCTCGAACAAGGCAGACAATTTTATGAACAAGAACAATTCAATCGAGCCTTAGAAATTTGGCAGCAAGGAGAGCAAATTTTTCAACAGCAAGGAGATTCTAATAATCAAGCTTTGAGCTTAAATTATTTATCCCTAGCTTATCAAGCGTTAGGACAATGGGATAAGGCTCAAAAAACCATCGAGCAAAGCCTAGAACTCCTCAAATCTTCCCAACCCCCCAATTCTCAAACCCTCAGAGCCAAAGCATTAAACACCCTAGGAAGCCTTCAATTGGCTCAAGGACAAACTCAAGCCGCCCTCATCAGTTGGCAAGAAGCAGAAACCCTCTACACTCAAATCGGGGATGAAATTGGACATATAGGAACTCAAATTAATCAAGCACAAGCTTTACAACAATTAGGATTTTATCGACGTTCAGCCGACCTTCTCACAACAGTCTCTCAATATTTCCAATCCCAGCCGGATTCTTCCCTCAAAGCAATGGGATTAAGAAATTTTGCCAATGTTTTAATGACCCTCGGCGAGTTAGAAAAAGCTAAAGAAATCCTACAGCAAAGTTTAGCCATTAGCCAACACCTAAAAGATCAAAATAATCAAGCAGCAACGCTTTTAAGTTTGGGAAATTTAATGAGTTTCTTAGATAAAGCTCAACAGGCATTAATTAACTATCAAAAAGCAGCCGAGATCGCCCCTGACTCCTTTTCTCAACTCAAAGCCCAAATTAATCAACTAGACATTTTAATTAAGCAACAACAATGGTCAGACGCTAAAATTCTTATCTCTCAAATCCAGCCTCAACTGTCTAATTTAACCCCTAGTCGCCGTAATATTTATATCCGGGTTCATTTTGTTTCTATCCTAACCCAAGCCGATCCCTTACTTAATGATACTCTTTTCAATCAATTAGTTTTAATCATAGCTCAAGGAGTGAAACAAGCAGAAACCCTCAAAGATTTTCGCGCTCAATCTTATAGTTTAGGCACATTAGGAACTTTATATGAACTCAAAAAACAAGGGCAAGAGGCGCAAATTCTCACAGAAAAAGCGATTAAATTAGCCTCAACAATTAGTGCAGAGGATATACTCTATCAATGGCAATGGCAACTCGCCCGGATATTAGAAGCACAGGGAAATTACCCCCAAGCGATCGCCACCAATACCCTGGCCGTCAATACCCTACAAACCCTCCGCAAAGACTTAGTCTCTATCAACCCTGAGCTACAATTTTCCTTTAGAGAGAGTGTAGAGCCAGTCTATCGAAATTTAATTCGATTATTATTAATTCCAGAATCTCAAAGCGAGCAAATAAGTCAATCTAATCTGATTCAAGCTCGTCAAGTCCTCGAATCTCTCCAATTAGCAGAATTAGAAAACTTTTTTCGGGAAGCTTGCATTAATGCTATTCCCAAACAAATTGAACAAATTGATCCGACGGCGGCTGTTATCTCCGCAATCATTTTAACAGATCGTTTAGGGGTTATTTTATCTTTACCGGGGCAACCTTTAAGGTACTATGAAACAGTCATGCCCAAATCTAAAATAGAAAATACCTTAGATCAATTACTTCAATCCCTAAATCCGGCTTTTTCTAATCAAATTCGCTTGCAATTATCTCAACAAGTTTATAATTGGTTAATTGCTCCGGCTGAAAAAGTTTTAGAAGAAGCTAATATTGAAACTCTTGTTTTTGTTCTCGATGGGATTTTAAGAAATTTACCCATGTCTGCTCTTTATGATGGTCAAAATTATCTAGTAGAAAATTATAAAATAGCCCTAACTCCTGGACTACAACTTCTCGATCCACAAGCTTTAGTCAAGAGAAAACTAAAAGCCGTTTTAGCCGGAGTCAGTGAAGAAAATCAAGGCTTTTCTCCTCTCCCAGGAGTCAAAGTAGAAATCACAGAAATTTCTCAAGAAATTATTTCTACCAGTCTCCTCAATCAAGAATTTACTCGTTCTAATTTTCAACAACAGTTAGAAAAAACCCCTTTTCCTATTATTCATTTAGCGACTCATGGTCAATTTAGTTCTGATCCAGAAGAAACCTTTGTGTTAGCTTGGCAAGATACTATTAAAGTTAAAGATTTACAAAATTTACTCCGCTATAGGGAACAACAAATCACTAACCCAGTAGAATTATTAGTCCTCAGTGCTTGTCAAACCGCAACCGGAGATCAACAAGCGGTTTTAGGGTTAGCAGGTATGGCAGTAAGATCCGGTGCCCGCAGTACCATCGCCACTTTATGGGCGGTAAGAGACCAATCAACAGCCCAATTTATGACAGAATTTTATCGCTTTCTTTCTGGTTCTCAACCCCAAATGAGTAAGGCTGAAGCTTTACGTCAAGCTCAGTTAACCTTAATTAATTCTCCTCAATTTAATCATCCTTTTTATTGGTCTGCTTTTGTTTTAGTTGGCAATTGGTTATGA
- a CDS encoding CHASE2 domain-containing protein, whose product MVLHRQTKINRNQTFWHNLPRDGKMWSRLRQNIAHWQGIIITAPSIVAVAFLGNTAGLFQMPEIAIYDHFMNWRPQETADPRITVVTIDESDLDQYNFPIPDHKLAQAIKIIKQQKPRAIGLDIYRDLPVNPGYEQLIAEFATTDNLIGIEKVIGKTDSELVDPPHTIPTDRVAFADLVADVDGKIRRALLSIERENGEIQLGLGAQLALIYLAEEGIFLDLENQDKTSFRFKLGKATIKPFSSNDGGYVKADTGGYQIFLNYRGWEDKFNTVPLRDILEGKVAHHWGRDQIILIGATAESLNDKFYTPYHSSYLVGDMPERMAGVLIHANITSQLISAALEGRPLIQVLPEFLEWGWVLMWGIIGASMSWLFFKQNLFELKIGFLGNVLVVSIIIPSGILVGVSYWAFLQGWWLPVFTPFIALTLSALAIPNYKNYELYQIACKDSLTQISNRRYFDQYYPQIWHRIKETQHPLSVILCDVDFFKLYNDTYGHQAGDRCLQQVAQAITKAVRSTDLVARYGGEEFIIVLPSTDRETAYQIGQRICFQVQNLNIPHQQSQISSIVTLSCGVATSCPPHYATSGVLIAAADSALYEAKAKGRNCAVVC is encoded by the coding sequence TTGGTTCTTCATCGCCAAACAAAAATTAACCGAAACCAGACCTTTTGGCACAACTTACCAAGAGACGGTAAAATGTGGTCAAGATTGAGGCAAAATATAGCCCATTGGCAAGGAATAATCATTACAGCACCGTCTATAGTAGCTGTTGCCTTCCTCGGCAATACAGCCGGTCTTTTCCAGATGCCAGAAATAGCTATCTATGACCATTTTATGAATTGGCGACCCCAAGAAACAGCCGACCCTAGAATTACTGTGGTAACAATTGATGAGTCAGACTTAGATCAATATAATTTTCCCATACCCGATCATAAACTAGCACAAGCGATTAAGATTATTAAACAACAAAAACCTAGAGCGATTGGTTTAGACATTTATCGAGATTTGCCAGTTAATCCAGGCTACGAACAATTAATCGCAGAATTTGCCACTACAGATAATTTAATAGGAATTGAAAAAGTCATAGGGAAAACCGATAGTGAATTAGTAGATCCTCCTCATACTATACCAACCGATCGGGTTGCTTTTGCTGATTTAGTAGCAGATGTTGATGGAAAAATCCGCCGAGCTTTGTTATCTATTGAACGAGAAAATGGGGAAATACAATTAGGATTAGGGGCACAATTAGCTTTAATTTATCTCGCCGAAGAGGGAATATTTTTAGACCTAGAAAATCAAGACAAGACTTCATTTAGATTTAAGTTAGGAAAAGCGACGATAAAGCCTTTTTCTTCTAATGATGGAGGTTATGTTAAAGCCGATACGGGAGGCTATCAAATTTTCCTGAATTATCGAGGGTGGGAAGATAAATTTAATACTGTTCCTCTGAGAGATATTTTAGAAGGAAAAGTAGCTCACCACTGGGGACGAGATCAAATTATTTTAATTGGGGCAACGGCAGAAAGTCTGAATGATAAGTTTTATACTCCTTATCATAGCAGTTATTTAGTGGGTGATATGCCTGAAAGAATGGCTGGAGTTTTAATTCATGCTAATATTACCAGTCAATTGATTAGTGCGGCTTTAGAAGGTCGTCCTTTAATTCAAGTTCTCCCTGAATTTTTAGAGTGGGGTTGGGTGTTAATGTGGGGAATTATTGGGGCTTCTATGAGTTGGCTATTTTTTAAGCAAAATCTGTTTGAATTAAAAATTGGGTTTTTGGGCAATGTATTGGTCGTTAGTATTATTATTCCTAGTGGGATTTTAGTGGGGGTGAGTTACTGGGCTTTTCTTCAAGGCTGGTGGTTGCCAGTGTTTACTCCTTTTATCGCTTTAACTTTATCCGCTTTGGCTATCCCTAATTATAAAAACTATGAACTTTATCAAATAGCCTGTAAGGATAGCTTAACCCAAATTTCTAATCGTCGTTATTTCGATCAATATTATCCCCAAATTTGGCATCGGATTAAGGAAACTCAACACCCTTTATCTGTAATTCTATGTGATGTTGATTTCTTTAAACTGTATAATGATACCTATGGACATCAAGCTGGCGATCGCTGTTTACAACAAGTCGCTCAAGCCATTACAAAAGCCGTTCGTTCTACAGATTTAGTTGCCCGATATGGTGGGGAAGAATTTATTATCGTTCTTCCGTCAACAGATAGAGAGACTGCTTACCAGATTGGGCAAAGAATCTGTTTTCAAGTCCAAAATTTAAACATTCCCCATCAACAATCTCAAATCAGTTCTATTGTTACTCTCAGTTGTGGTGTAGCGACTTCCTGTCCTCCTCATTATGCTACGTCAGGAGTTTTAATTGCGGCTGCGGATAGTGCCCTTTATGAAGCTAAAGCAAAAGGACGTAATTGTGCTGTAGTCTGCTAA